The following are encoded together in the Populus trichocarpa isolate Nisqually-1 chromosome 5, P.trichocarpa_v4.1, whole genome shotgun sequence genome:
- the LOC18099625 gene encoding abscisic stress-ripening protein 3, producing MAEEKQHHGLFHHHKSEEKPDEAGVYSETAEYSETATCYDAPPPAVPDVDYRKEEKHHKHLEHVGELGTAAAGAFSMHEKHESKKDPEHAHRHKIEEEIAAAAAVGSGGFVFHEHHDKKETKKEEEEANGKKHHRF from the exons ATGGCTGAAGAGAAGCAGCACCATGGCCTCTTCCACCACCACAAGAGCGAGGAGAAACCAGATGAGGCCGGTGTCTACTCTGAGACCGCTGAGTATTCAGAGACTGCCACATGTTATGATGCTCCACCTCCTGCTGTCCCAGATGTTGATtacagaaaagaagagaagcatCACAAGCATCTTGAGCACGTTGGTGAGCTTGGAACTGCTGCCGCTGGTGCTTTTTCCATG CATGAGAAGCACGAGTCAAAGAAAGACCCAGAGCATGCACACAGGCACAAGATAGAGGAGGAGATTGCCGCGGCAGCTGCAGTTGGATCCGGTGGATTTGTATTCCATGAGCATCATGACaagaaagaaaccaagaaagaggaagaagaggctAACGGAAAGAAGCACCACCGCttctaa
- the LOC18099626 gene encoding protein SET DOMAIN GROUP 41, translating to MQPSMVFLGQTAVVQTDYVDEVTAEYLAVGDPESCCKKFENMLITGLLDEQLEVREGKSQLNFRLHALHHLALNTYTVLASAYKIRASDLFSLHSEVGGLPWEALSMSRISAAYSLLLATATYHLFCFESSLLVSVANFWTSAGESLLALAKSSAWDSLGKCGFPVLNLSPLAKHKCSKCSLLESFEVNLSFGQDHIRKAGFDSVSSRFLDCIGSLLQEVWGFLIQGDRYLKMFKDPTDFSWLGKSLDIWDFDAELTHNDVDFNCWTNKSVSGIEALGYTDQWRINTFQLGVHCLLYGGFLAGICYGPHSHWSSHIRSALNYHGCY from the coding sequence ATGCAGCCCAGCATGGTTTTTCTGGGTCAAACAGCAGTGGTGCAGACAGATTATGTAGATGAAGTTACAGCCGAGTATCTTGCTGTTGGTGATCCTGAATCTTGCTGCAAGAAGTTTGAGAACATGCTGATCACTGGCCTCCTTGATGAGCAGTTAGAGGTCAGAGAAGGAAAATCACAGTTGAACTTCAGGTTGCATGCCCTGCACCATCTTGCTCTGAACACATATACCGTTCTGGCTTCTGCTTATAAAATACGAGCAAGTGACTTATTTTCTCTGCATTCTGAGGTGGGTGGACTTCCATGGGAAGCTTTGAGCATGTCCAGAATCAGTGCAGCATACTCATTGTTGCTTGCAACTGCAACTTACCatctgttttgttttgaatcttcaTTGCTTGTATCTGTTGCAAACTTCTGGACAAGTGCAGGGGAGTCCTTATTAGCTCTTGCTAAAAGCTCAGCATGGGATTCTCTTGGAAAATGTGGGTTTCCTGTCTTGAATCTTTCTCCTCTAGCTAAGCACAAATGCTCCAAGTGCTCATTGCTTGAAAGCTTTGAAGTAAATTTATCATTTGGTCAAGATCACATCCGAAAGGCAGGTTTTGACAGCGTGTCGAGCAGGTTTCTTGATTGCATTGGTAGTTTGTTGCAAGAAGTTTGGGGTTTTCTGATTCAAGGCGACCGCTACTTGAAAATGTTTAAAGATCCCACAGATTTCAGTTGGCTTGGGAAATCCTTGGACATTTGGGATTTTGATGCTGAATTAACCCATAACGATGTGGATTTCAATTGTTGGACCAACAAAAGTGTTTCTGGAATTGAGGCTCTGGGGTACACCGACCAATGGAGAATAAATACTTTTCAGCTTGGTGTTCATTGCTTGCTCTATGGAGGATTTTTAGCTGGCATATGTTATGGTCCTCATTCTCATTGGAGTAGTCACATTCGGAGTGCTCTAAATTATCATGgttgttattag